Proteins from a single region of Bogoriella caseilytica:
- a CDS encoding dihydrolipoamide acetyltransferase family protein, with translation MRYLHFKLPDVGEGLTEADLVSWAVAPGDTVTANQLLCEIETAKSVVELPSPQAGVVRELLVSEGQTVDVGAPLLVIDTDPGSPEGPDDGAASGATAEPAPTAASGGTDAGEASEEDGESSGSVLVGYGTSGAASSRRKRKSTSPDEPAPATPPSKPAAVSAPEQEPAPRPSDARVLAKPPVRKLAKDLGVDLAAVSGTGPGGIITREDVHAHVGRTDAQSLATYPGEPWLEGGTVSPDGRTTRVAARAVRRRTAEAMVSSAFTAPHVTVFHTVDITRTMELVERLKSDKEFAGVRVTPLLVVMKAFLLAIRRHPEVNASWDSEREEIVYKHYVNLGIAAQTPRGLMVPNIKDAHRHSMLELAHALGDLVERARAGKTQPAEMSDGTVSITNVGVFGIDTGTPILNPGESVILAFGAVRPQPWVHHGEIAIRQVTQLALSMDHRLVDGALGSKMLADVARILEDPAQAFVWS, from the coding sequence ATGCGCTACCTCCACTTCAAACTCCCCGACGTCGGCGAGGGGCTGACCGAGGCCGATCTCGTCTCCTGGGCCGTGGCCCCGGGCGACACGGTGACGGCCAACCAGCTCCTGTGCGAGATCGAGACCGCGAAGTCGGTGGTGGAGCTGCCCAGCCCGCAGGCCGGGGTGGTGCGCGAACTCCTGGTCAGCGAAGGGCAGACGGTGGACGTCGGGGCGCCGCTGCTCGTCATCGATACCGACCCGGGCAGCCCGGAAGGCCCGGACGACGGCGCCGCCTCGGGTGCTACTGCCGAACCGGCGCCCACCGCGGCGTCCGGCGGCACGGACGCAGGCGAGGCCTCGGAAGAGGATGGTGAAAGTTCCGGATCGGTGCTCGTGGGTTACGGCACCTCTGGCGCGGCGAGTTCGCGGCGCAAGCGCAAGAGCACCAGCCCGGATGAGCCGGCCCCCGCCACGCCCCCGAGCAAGCCCGCGGCTGTCAGCGCCCCGGAGCAGGAGCCCGCGCCGCGCCCCTCGGACGCCCGGGTGCTGGCTAAGCCGCCGGTGCGCAAGCTCGCCAAGGATCTCGGCGTCGACCTCGCCGCCGTGTCCGGCACCGGGCCCGGCGGGATCATCACCCGTGAGGACGTGCACGCCCATGTGGGCCGCACCGATGCGCAGTCCCTGGCCACCTACCCCGGCGAGCCCTGGCTCGAAGGCGGAACGGTCTCACCCGATGGCCGCACCACCCGGGTGGCCGCTCGCGCGGTGCGCCGGCGGACCGCGGAGGCCATGGTCAGCTCCGCCTTCACGGCGCCGCACGTGACGGTCTTCCACACGGTCGACATCACCCGCACCATGGAGCTGGTGGAGCGGCTGAAGTCCGACAAGGAGTTCGCCGGCGTGCGGGTCACCCCGTTGCTGGTGGTCATGAAGGCCTTCCTGCTCGCCATCCGCCGTCACCCCGAGGTCAACGCCTCGTGGGACAGTGAGCGCGAGGAGATCGTCTACAAGCACTACGTGAACCTCGGGATCGCCGCTCAGACACCGCGCGGGCTCATGGTGCCCAACATCAAGGACGCGCACCGCCATTCGATGCTCGAACTCGCCCACGCGCTGGGCGATCTGGTGGAGCGTGCCCGCGCGGGCAAGACCCAGCCTGCCGAGATGAGCGACGGCACCGTCTCGATCACGAATGTGGGCGTCTTCGGCATCGACACCGGCACCCCGATCCTCAACCCGGGTGAGTCGGTGATCCTGGCCTTCGGCGCCGTGCGTCCACAGCCCTGGGTTCACCACGGCGAGATCGCCATCCGCCAGGTCACCCAACTCGCGCTGTCGATGGACCACCGCCTCGTGGACGGGGCGCTGGGCTCGAAGATGCTGGCCGATGTCGCCAGGATCCTCGAAGACCCCGCCCAAGCCTTCGTCTGGAGCTAG
- a CDS encoding alpha-ketoacid dehydrogenase subunit beta: MSATTTPVSTGTATLPLAKAINEGLRAALGRDDSVMLMGEDIGPLGGVFRITDGLQAEFGADRVVDTPLAESGIVGTAIGLAMAGYRPVCEIQFEGFVYPAFDQITSQLAKIRYRSSGDLEVPVVIRMPFGGGIGAIEHHSESPEAYFAHTAGLRVVSPATAADGYAMIQQAIASPDPVIFLEPKARYWDKAAVDLGSEVDLSTEGLTDGLHAARVVRRPAEGAQATLVGYGPTVKTLLTAAELAAQDGQQTEVIDLRSLSPLDVDTVAASVERTGRLVVAHEAPGFLGPGAELAAAVTERCFYSLEAPVLRVAGFHTPYPASVHEEHYLPGLDRILDALDRALSY; this comes from the coding sequence ATGAGCGCGACCACCACGCCGGTATCCACCGGCACAGCCACCCTCCCGCTGGCCAAGGCCATCAACGAGGGCCTGCGCGCAGCCCTGGGACGCGACGACTCCGTGATGCTGATGGGTGAGGACATCGGGCCACTGGGTGGCGTCTTCCGCATCACCGACGGCCTGCAGGCCGAGTTCGGCGCCGACCGGGTGGTCGATACCCCGCTGGCGGAATCCGGCATCGTGGGCACCGCAATCGGGCTGGCTATGGCGGGCTACCGACCGGTCTGCGAGATTCAGTTCGAGGGTTTCGTCTACCCCGCCTTCGACCAGATCACCAGCCAGCTGGCCAAGATCCGCTACCGCTCCTCCGGTGACCTCGAGGTGCCGGTGGTCATCCGTATGCCCTTCGGCGGCGGCATCGGCGCCATCGAACACCACAGTGAGTCTCCCGAGGCGTACTTCGCGCACACCGCGGGCCTGCGCGTGGTCTCCCCGGCCACCGCCGCTGACGGCTACGCCATGATCCAGCAGGCCATCGCCTCGCCCGACCCGGTCATCTTTCTCGAGCCCAAGGCCCGCTACTGGGACAAGGCCGCCGTCGATCTCGGCTCCGAGGTGGACCTCAGCACGGAGGGCCTGACCGACGGGCTGCACGCCGCCCGCGTGGTGCGCCGGCCCGCAGAGGGTGCCCAGGCCACGCTTGTCGGCTATGGGCCCACGGTGAAGACCTTGCTGACGGCTGCGGAACTGGCCGCACAGGACGGCCAGCAGACCGAGGTCATCGACTTGCGTTCGCTCTCCCCTCTCGACGTCGACACGGTCGCCGCCTCGGTGGAGCGCACCGGCCGGTTGGTGGTGGCGCACGAGGCGCCCGGGTTCCTTGGCCCCGGTGCCGAGCTCGCCGCTGCGGTGACCGAGCGGTGCTTCTACTCTCTTGAGGCGCCGGTGCTGCGCGTGGCCGGCTTCCACACGCCCTACCCGGCCTCGGTCCATGAGGAGCATTACCTTCCCGGGCTCGACCGTATCCTCGACGCCCTCGACCGTGCGCTGAGTTACTGA
- a CDS encoding thiamine pyrophosphate-dependent enzyme, whose amino-acid sequence METIQLLDPAGRRCAEGPAATAAELAGLRLDTTAIDDDLMRAMYRDMVLTRAFDNQATALQRQGELGLWAQSLGQEGAQIGAAHALEEDDYLFPSYREHGMAQVRGLDLREILPLFRGTQHGGWDPAAHNFHIYSLVIGTQTLHAVGYAMGLQRDAKRAAAAQRADGDGAHTQATGSRAVMVCFGDGATSQGDVNEALVFAASSQAPVVFFLQNNHWAISVPSSTQSPVPLASRGAGFGVPAVRVDGNDPLASYVVTRAALERARRGDGPVLIEAVTYRMGAHTTSDDPTRYREAAEEQAWAERDPIARLRAYLEAEQLADADFLTGVDAEADEFAAATREHCRALAAADVEGGIFDHVYGLPHAQVRADRDAHRDFEQSFEESR is encoded by the coding sequence ATGGAGACCATTCAGCTCCTCGATCCGGCAGGACGACGGTGCGCAGAGGGCCCAGCGGCAACGGCCGCCGAGCTCGCAGGCCTGCGCCTGGACACCACCGCTATCGACGATGACCTCATGCGCGCCATGTACCGCGACATGGTCCTCACCCGTGCCTTCGACAATCAGGCCACGGCGCTGCAACGTCAGGGTGAACTCGGCCTCTGGGCGCAGAGCCTGGGCCAGGAGGGCGCTCAGATCGGAGCCGCCCATGCGCTGGAGGAGGACGACTACCTCTTCCCCTCCTACCGCGAGCACGGCATGGCGCAGGTGCGCGGGCTGGATCTGCGGGAGATCCTCCCGCTGTTCCGCGGCACCCAGCACGGCGGGTGGGATCCCGCGGCACATAACTTCCATATCTACTCCCTGGTGATCGGCACCCAGACGCTGCACGCCGTCGGGTACGCCATGGGCCTGCAGCGTGACGCCAAGCGCGCCGCGGCGGCTCAGCGTGCGGACGGCGATGGCGCGCACACCCAGGCCACCGGGAGCCGCGCCGTCATGGTGTGCTTCGGCGACGGCGCCACGTCCCAGGGTGACGTCAATGAGGCGTTGGTCTTCGCCGCCTCCAGCCAGGCGCCCGTGGTCTTCTTCCTGCAGAACAACCACTGGGCCATCTCGGTGCCCAGCTCCACCCAGTCGCCGGTGCCGCTGGCCAGCCGAGGCGCGGGCTTCGGCGTCCCCGCCGTGCGGGTGGACGGCAACGACCCGCTGGCCAGCTACGTGGTCACTCGCGCCGCACTGGAACGCGCGCGTCGCGGCGACGGCCCGGTGCTCATCGAGGCCGTGACCTACCGGATGGGCGCGCACACCACCTCGGATGACCCCACGCGCTACCGCGAGGCCGCCGAGGAGCAGGCGTGGGCGGAGCGTGACCCCATCGCCCGGTTGCGCGCCTACCTCGAGGCCGAGCAGCTCGCCGATGCGGACTTCCTCACGGGAGTCGACGCCGAAGCCGACGAGTTCGCCGCGGCCACCCGCGAGCATTGCCGCGCACTCGCCGCCGCGGACGTCGAGGGCGGGATCTTCGACCACGTCTACGGTCTGCCCCACGCGCAGGTGCGCGCCGACCGTGACGCGCACCGTGACTTCGAGCAGTCTTTCGAGGAGAGCCGATGA
- the hisC gene encoding histidinol-phosphate transaminase, whose amino-acid sequence MSEALGHGVTPRPEIAGLPAYVPGQRPEPGRRIFKLSSNEVALPPLPAVMAAIADAAGDANRYPDMYATALTEALAAHVGVGADQIVAGNGSVAVLSHVLTAVCRPGDEVVIPWRSFEAYPIVLSVAGAQAVPVPLDAEGRHDLARMADAVTERTRAVMLCTPNNPTGPALTHREVRDFLAAVPPQVLVVLDEAYLEFVRNDDPVDGVALAAAHQNLVLLRTFSKAYGLAGLRVGYAVASPALAGAVRSASTPFGVNAAAQAAGLAALSAQQEVAARVASVVRERERMRSALLAMGWQVPDPQGNFLWFPLGDQSLACARAAQEAGVLVRPFSGDGVRISVGEPEANSLVLELAESWLT is encoded by the coding sequence TTGAGTGAGGCGCTCGGGCACGGCGTGACCCCCCGGCCCGAGATCGCGGGCTTGCCCGCCTATGTGCCCGGCCAGCGGCCAGAGCCCGGCCGGCGGATCTTCAAGCTCTCCTCCAACGAGGTCGCCCTCCCCCCGCTCCCCGCGGTGATGGCAGCGATCGCCGATGCTGCGGGGGACGCGAACCGTTACCCGGACATGTACGCCACCGCGCTGACCGAGGCCCTTGCCGCCCATGTGGGCGTGGGTGCCGACCAGATCGTCGCCGGCAACGGCTCCGTGGCGGTCCTCTCGCATGTGCTGACCGCCGTATGCCGGCCCGGCGATGAGGTGGTCATACCGTGGCGCTCCTTCGAGGCCTATCCGATCGTGTTGTCGGTGGCCGGTGCCCAGGCGGTACCCGTCCCACTCGACGCCGAGGGACGTCACGATCTGGCCCGGATGGCAGACGCCGTCACCGAACGCACCAGGGCCGTCATGCTGTGCACCCCTAACAACCCCACCGGCCCGGCGCTGACCCACCGCGAGGTCCGTGACTTCCTCGCCGCCGTGCCGCCGCAGGTGCTCGTGGTCCTGGATGAGGCTTACCTCGAGTTTGTCCGCAACGACGATCCGGTCGACGGCGTCGCGCTGGCCGCGGCGCACCAGAACCTGGTGCTGCTGCGGACCTTCTCCAAGGCCTACGGCCTGGCCGGCCTGCGGGTGGGGTATGCCGTGGCCTCGCCGGCACTGGCCGGCGCGGTGCGTTCCGCGTCCACGCCATTCGGTGTCAATGCTGCGGCACAGGCGGCCGGGCTGGCGGCTCTCTCGGCCCAGCAGGAGGTCGCCGCCCGGGTGGCGTCCGTGGTGAGAGAGCGCGAGCGGATGCGCTCGGCGCTGCTCGCCATGGGTTGGCAGGTCCCCGATCCGCAAGGCAACTTCCTCTGGTTTCCCCTGGGTGACCAATCCCTCGCATGTGCGCGCGCCGCGCAGGAGGCCGGAGTGCTCGTGCGGCCCTTCAGCGGCGACGGCGTGCGGATCTCCGTGGGTGAGCCCGAGGCGAACAGCCTGGTGCTCGAGCTCGCCGAGAGCTGGTTGACCTGA
- a CDS encoding phage holin family protein, whose product MRFILRLLINAAAIAFAWWLIPTVEITPTGDTAETLLALGVVSLIFTLVNSLVKPIVRLLSLPLYILTLGLFFLVINAAMLLLTSWITGFTSFGLEVGNFGWAMLAALVIAIASWILQMLLGDPKKSRR is encoded by the coding sequence ATGCGGTTCATTCTTCGACTCCTCATCAACGCTGCCGCGATCGCCTTCGCCTGGTGGCTGATCCCCACGGTGGAGATCACCCCCACGGGCGACACCGCAGAGACGTTGCTCGCGCTCGGCGTCGTCTCACTGATCTTCACCCTGGTCAACAGCCTGGTGAAGCCCATCGTGCGACTCCTGTCCTTGCCCCTGTACATCCTGACGCTCGGGCTCTTTTTCTTGGTCATCAACGCTGCGATGTTGCTGCTGACCAGCTGGATCACCGGCTTCACCTCCTTTGGCCTTGAAGTGGGCAACTTCGGATGGGCCATGCTGGCGGCGCTGGTGATTGCCATCGCGAGCTGGATTCTGCAGATGCTGTTGGGTGATCCGAAGAAGAGCCGGCGTTGA